One Campylobacter concisus DNA segment encodes these proteins:
- a CDS encoding AsmA-like C-terminal domain-containing protein, with amino-acid sequence MEQLYIKLDKKIIVRAKQIKLPKFKQNAEQKASDKQLLNLSQGVDYLDTFFQEISLESVQIGDDFKIKILFLDDIFFVDSPYLNIDIKFQNEQQNGVDRFIVRNLSLKDFNVSISGEGSANFDKDDYKFDGNFTSHELNGKLSFALKDTLLTYKAYDVNAGSIKDFITELDSRIHLNSEVKNWIYGYIVADDYHLNEINGKADLAKNDFYLNDLNATAYAKNLLVKFDKGLPAINVAEANITLNNSKLKFDLTAPIYKGKKLDGSNVAINNIFDEKSANLELFIKTNSIYDEAINEILRAYKINVPVKQLSGKMDAGLKILIKLDEKSLENFDEKSVIANGEFKISDAVLDIAGSKFNAKSALVKLVNTSELNIDASGFGLDFFRANAKADINLQKSTGEIKGVIESFDLKEKNDEILAFKNEPFTAHLDFSKPSETTLSIEPFGLNLSFGDESTIATKNSEFIMQNSPLLKQNGVLGFEDVSIKSKDFTNLEILAKGLKFDMPFLDKNGSKYANDDFLIAVSKTGVKVQSASKKLSLNIAEKGIEAKSNDLNLLVLDDNNTKEQSTPLELFAKNGDIILQDLNKTLPFTSFSAEKKGKSTSLNGLAKQGRVGYFSDEKSINLDATDISGEFINDLFSIKSFEGGKFRLKLLGESTKEFKAEVRFFGTYLKDYIFYQKLLSFLNSVPSLLSFKTPDFNDKGFTVKNGKILLTRKGDVIEFLAIEMIGTSADIGGRGTIDLNSKKINIDLELKILKDASGIIDKIPLINQIILGKDRSLSTVIAIRGTTEKPEYSTQILQDALLSPLKIIRNVLQAPFLIFE; translated from the coding sequence TTGGAGCAATTATATATAAAGTTAGATAAAAAAATAATTGTAAGAGCAAAGCAGATCAAGCTACCTAAATTTAAACAAAACGCAGAGCAAAAAGCCAGCGACAAGCAGCTTTTAAACCTTAGTCAGGGTGTGGATTATCTTGACACATTTTTTCAAGAAATTTCGCTTGAGAGCGTGCAAATAGGCGATGATTTTAAGATCAAAATTTTATTTTTAGATGATATATTTTTCGTCGATAGCCCTTATCTAAACATCGATATCAAATTTCAAAATGAGCAACAAAATGGCGTTGATCGCTTCATAGTAAGAAATTTAAGCCTTAAAGATTTTAACGTAAGCATTAGCGGCGAAGGCAGCGCAAATTTTGACAAGGATGATTATAAATTTGATGGAAATTTCACCTCGCACGAGCTAAATGGCAAGCTTAGCTTTGCCTTAAAAGATACACTTTTAACTTACAAAGCCTATGACGTAAATGCAGGCAGTATCAAGGATTTCATCACTGAGCTTGATAGTCGCATACACCTAAACAGCGAGGTTAAAAACTGGATATATGGCTACATCGTGGCTGATGACTACCACCTAAACGAGATAAACGGCAAGGCTGATCTAGCCAAAAACGACTTTTATCTAAACGACCTAAATGCGACTGCCTATGCTAAAAATTTACTTGTTAAATTTGATAAAGGCTTACCAGCCATAAATGTCGCTGAGGCAAACATCACACTTAATAACTCAAAGCTTAAATTTGACCTTACAGCGCCTATTTATAAAGGCAAAAAGCTTGATGGCTCAAACGTCGCGATAAACAACATCTTTGATGAAAAGAGCGCAAATTTAGAGCTATTTATAAAGACAAATTCTATTTACGATGAGGCGATAAATGAGATACTAAGAGCTTATAAGATCAACGTGCCAGTTAAGCAACTAAGCGGTAAAATGGACGCTGGGCTTAAAATTTTAATAAAACTTGACGAGAAAAGCTTAGAGAATTTTGATGAAAAAAGCGTCATCGCAAATGGCGAATTTAAGATAAGTGACGCGGTTTTAGATATCGCTGGGAGTAAATTTAACGCTAAAAGTGCCCTTGTAAAGCTTGTAAATACTTCGGAGCTAAACATCGATGCAAGCGGCTTTGGGCTTGACTTTTTTAGAGCAAATGCAAAAGCAGATATAAATTTACAAAAAAGCACTGGCGAGATAAAAGGCGTCATAGAGAGCTTTGATCTAAAAGAGAAAAATGATGAAATTTTAGCCTTTAAAAATGAGCCATTTACCGCGCATCTTGACTTTAGCAAGCCAAGCGAAACGACGCTTAGCATTGAGCCATTTGGGCTAAATTTAAGCTTTGGCGATGAGAGCACGATAGCTACTAAAAATAGCGAATTTATCATGCAAAACTCCCCACTTTTAAAGCAAAATGGCGTGCTTGGTTTTGAAGATGTGAGTATAAAAAGCAAGGACTTTACTAATCTTGAAATTTTGGCAAAAGGGCTTAAATTTGACATGCCGTTTTTGGATAAAAATGGCTCAAAATACGCAAACGATGACTTTTTGATAGCAGTCTCAAAGACTGGCGTAAAAGTGCAAAGTGCAAGCAAAAAACTCTCTTTAAACATCGCTGAAAAGGGCATAGAGGCTAAGAGCAACGACCTAAATTTACTAGTGCTTGATGACAACAACACAAAAGAGCAAAGCACACCACTTGAGCTCTTTGCAAAAAATGGCGACATCATTTTGCAAGACCTTAACAAAACCTTGCCATTTACCAGCTTTAGCGCCGAAAAAAAGGGCAAAAGCACCTCGCTAAATGGACTGGCAAAACAAGGCAGAGTTGGATATTTTAGCGATGAGAAAAGCATAAATTTAGACGCAACCGACATAAGCGGCGAGTTTATCAACGATCTTTTTAGTATCAAGAGCTTTGAGGGCGGTAAATTTCGTCTAAAACTGCTTGGAGAGAGCACGAAAGAGTTTAAGGCGGAGGTGAGATTTTTTGGCACCTATCTAAAAGACTACATCTTTTATCAAAAACTGCTAAGCTTTCTAAACTCGGTGCCGTCGCTTCTTAGCTTTAAAACGCCTGACTTTAACGACAAGGGTTTTACTGTTAAAAACGGCAAAATTTTACTTACTAGAAAGGGTGACGTGATCGAGTTTTTGGCGATTGAGATGATAGGCACGAGCGCAGATATCGGCGGACGCGGCACGATCGATCTAAATAGCAAAAAGATAAATATCGACCTAGAGCTAAAGATACTAAAAGACGCAAGCGGCATCATCGATAAGATCCCACTTATCAACCAAATCATCCTTGGCAAAGACCGCTCACTCTCAACCGTCATCGCCATACGTGGCACGACTGAAAAGCCAGAGTACTCGACGCAGATACTGCAAGACGCCCTGCTCTCGCCACTAAAGATAATAAGAAACGTCCTGCAAGCTCCGTTTTTGATATTTGAGTAA
- a CDS encoding NADP-dependent isocitrate dehydrogenase: MSDIIWTKTDEAPLFASYSLFPIVKSFLSRAGISITRADISLAGRILSLFSKELGRSKADELELLGELTAHKEANIIKLPNISATIVQLKAAIEELRNKGINVPFYPDEIITDYDEEIAKKYQKVLGSAVNPVLRQGNSDRRVLPPVKEFVKKHPHSNGSWDKANKTKICYMQRGDFFENERSIIAEKDEKFYINFISLEGKKELLKELTVQSGEIVDATFLSADELDRFYESCFETALKENLTLSLHLKCTMMKVSDPVIFAHAIKSYFKEVFELYGEEFKAHGVEAKNGLKDMFAKISTLKNKDEILAKFDEILSKKAKIWALNENVSNFDVPNDVIIDASVPALIRNSGKVKDKNGELNFSLCMIPDRTYARVYEACVADFKEHCALDVSKIGSVANVGLMAKKAEEYGSHDKTFIAKEDGEFVVFDEAGQSVFKFSVKSGDIFRMTQAKDDAINAWFELALKRGEISKDELIFWLDSSRAHDRNLIAKFEKFKEKFTSAGVKFKILNYEQATLRSLEAIRAGKDVIGVTGNVLRDYLTDLFPIFELGGSSKMLSVVPLLAGGAMFETGAGGTAPTLVKELKERNHLLWDSLGEFLALSASLEHLAFFRQKKEAKELSEALNRAVASYLDENKAPNATLDTRESHFYLALFWAREMAKSGGILSVIFANLADELEKNESEILRQIREKEGASVEFGGYYLPDETMANEVMRPSEILNKIIG, encoded by the coding sequence ATGAGTGACATTATCTGGACTAAAACCGACGAAGCACCGCTTTTTGCAAGCTACTCTCTCTTTCCTATCGTTAAGAGCTTTTTATCCCGCGCTGGCATTAGTATAACAAGGGCTGATATCAGCTTGGCAGGGCGAATTTTATCTCTTTTTAGCAAAGAGCTTGGGCGAAGTAAGGCCGATGAGCTAGAGCTTTTGGGCGAGCTAACCGCACACAAAGAGGCAAATATCATAAAGCTGCCAAACATCTCAGCCACGATCGTTCAGCTAAAAGCGGCGATTGAGGAGCTAAGAAACAAGGGGATAAATGTGCCATTTTATCCAGACGAGATCATCACAGACTACGACGAAGAGATCGCTAAAAAGTACCAAAAAGTGTTAGGAAGCGCGGTAAATCCTGTGCTTAGACAAGGAAACTCAGACAGAAGAGTCCTGCCTCCGGTTAAAGAATTTGTCAAAAAGCATCCGCACAGCAACGGCAGCTGGGATAAGGCAAATAAAACCAAAATTTGCTACATGCAAAGGGGCGATTTTTTCGAAAATGAGCGCTCAATCATCGCAGAAAAAGATGAGAAATTTTATATAAATTTCATAAGCTTGGAGGGCAAAAAAGAGCTTTTAAAAGAGCTTACCGTTCAAAGCGGCGAGATCGTAGATGCTACCTTTTTAAGTGCAGATGAGCTAGATAGATTTTATGAAAGCTGCTTTGAGACGGCGCTAAAAGAGAATTTGACCCTTAGCCTTCATCTAAAATGCACGATGATGAAGGTTAGTGACCCAGTCATCTTTGCACACGCGATAAAGAGCTATTTTAAAGAGGTTTTTGAGCTATATGGTGAGGAGTTTAAGGCTCATGGCGTTGAGGCAAAAAACGGCTTAAAAGATATGTTTGCTAAAATTTCAACTCTTAAAAATAAAGATGAAATTTTGGCTAAATTTGATGAAATTTTGAGCAAAAAAGCAAAAATTTGGGCATTAAATGAAAATGTCAGCAACTTTGACGTGCCAAATGACGTTATCATCGACGCCTCTGTGCCAGCGCTCATTAGAAACTCTGGGAAGGTAAAAGACAAAAACGGCGAGCTAAATTTCTCACTTTGTATGATCCCAGATAGAACCTACGCTAGGGTTTATGAGGCCTGCGTGGCGGACTTTAAGGAGCATTGTGCGCTTGATGTGAGTAAGATCGGCAGCGTGGCAAACGTGGGGCTAATGGCTAAAAAGGCCGAGGAGTATGGCAGCCACGATAAGACTTTCATCGCAAAAGAGGACGGAGAATTTGTAGTTTTTGATGAGGCAGGGCAGAGCGTCTTTAAATTTAGCGTTAAAAGTGGCGACATTTTTAGGATGACGCAGGCAAAGGATGATGCGATAAATGCGTGGTTTGAGCTTGCTTTAAAAAGAGGTGAAATTTCAAAAGATGAGCTTATATTTTGGCTAGATAGCAGCCGTGCTCACGATCGAAATTTAATAGCTAAATTTGAAAAATTTAAAGAGAAATTTACTAGTGCCGGTGTGAAATTTAAAATTTTAAACTACGAGCAAGCGACGCTAAGATCGCTTGAAGCAATAAGAGCTGGCAAAGACGTCATAGGCGTAACTGGCAACGTTTTAAGAGACTATCTAACTGATCTTTTCCCGATATTTGAGTTAGGTGGCAGCTCAAAAATGCTCTCAGTTGTGCCGCTACTTGCTGGTGGAGCGATGTTTGAGACAGGAGCTGGCGGAACGGCTCCGACGCTTGTAAAAGAGCTAAAAGAGAGAAATCATCTGCTTTGGGACAGTCTTGGCGAGTTTTTAGCACTTAGTGCTTCGCTTGAACATCTAGCGTTTTTTAGGCAAAAAAAAGAGGCAAAAGAGCTAAGCGAGGCGCTAAATAGAGCAGTTGCTAGCTATTTGGATGAAAACAAAGCGCCAAATGCTACTCTTGATACTAGAGAGTCGCACTTTTATCTAGCACTATTTTGGGCGAGAGAGATGGCAAAAAGTGGCGGGATTTTAAGCGTGATATTTGCAAATTTAGCAGACGAGCTAGAAAAAAATGAGAGCGAAATTTTAAGGCAGATCAGAGAAAAAGAGGGTGCTAGCGTGGAATTTGGCGGATATTACCTGCCAGATGAAACAATGGCAAATGAGGTCATGCGACCAAGTGAAATTTTAAATAAAATAATAGGATAA
- a CDS encoding 2-oxoglutarate ferredoxin oxidoreductase subunit beta, with translation MAFNYDKYLRTDKMPTLWCWGCGDGVILKALIRAIDTMGWDMNDVCVVSGIGCSGRFSGYLDCNTIHTTHGRAVAYATGVKMANPDKHVIVVTGDGDGLAIGGNHTIHGCRRNIGLNHILINNFIYALTNSQTSPTTPKGMWTVTAQYGNIDPSFDACKLATAAGASFVARGSVIEPEKLTKLFVEGFSHDGYSFFDVFSNCHINLGRKNKMGEAVKNLEWIKGRTTSKVKFDMLSDEEKKGIFPLGVLHKDEEKIEYTKAYDKVRRAAMSNEAINFEELA, from the coding sequence ATGGCTTTTAATTACGATAAATATTTACGAACAGATAAAATGCCTACTCTTTGGTGCTGGGGCTGTGGCGACGGCGTCATACTAAAGGCGCTCATCCGCGCTATCGACACCATGGGCTGGGATATGAACGACGTTTGCGTGGTCTCAGGCATAGGCTGCTCTGGTCGCTTTAGCGGATATCTTGACTGCAACACCATCCACACAACTCACGGCAGAGCCGTAGCATATGCCACTGGCGTAAAGATGGCAAACCCAGACAAGCACGTCATAGTTGTAACTGGCGATGGCGACGGACTAGCTATCGGAGGCAACCACACGATACACGGATGCCGCCGAAATATCGGGCTAAATCACATCTTAATCAACAACTTCATCTACGCGCTAACCAACTCGCAAACCAGTCCAACCACGCCAAAGGGCATGTGGACGGTCACAGCACAATACGGCAACATCGATCCTAGTTTTGACGCCTGTAAGCTCGCAACTGCCGCAGGCGCTAGCTTTGTCGCGCGTGGTAGCGTCATCGAGCCAGAGAAGCTTACAAAGCTCTTTGTGGAGGGCTTTAGTCACGATGGATACAGCTTTTTTGATGTATTTTCAAACTGCCACATAAATTTAGGCCGCAAAAACAAAATGGGCGAGGCGGTGAAAAATTTAGAGTGGATAAAGGGTCGCACGACTAGCAAGGTCAAATTTGACATGCTAAGCGATGAAGAGAAAAAGGGCATTTTCCCACTTGGCGTGCTGCACAAAGATGAAGAAAAGATAGAATACACCAAGGCTTACGACAAGGTAAGAAGAGCTGCAATGAGCAATGAAGCGATAAATTTTGAGGAGCTAGCATGA
- a CDS encoding lactate/malate family dehydrogenase, translated as MKISVVGAGNVGASIAYALCMRELCDEIALVDIFGDVARAKAIDLAQSSCVFNAKTSVCGGDDFVLIEGSDIVIVTAGSPRKEGQTREDLLLKNAVVVKQTAQKIAEFAKNAVIIVVTNPLDVMVWTAHKFSGFSKNKVIGMAGELDSARCRYELALLKDKDASKLRAKIVGTHNDEMIVSASNISENLNENELAILKKETSTGGAKIVKLLGTSAYYAPAAAAVKMCEMIVGKSDEIISASVLIDDELSCGRLVRLGRDGLKEILELNLDEDEQEQLNKSEAEIRKNIKFLKENLE; from the coding sequence ATGAAAATAAGTGTAGTTGGAGCTGGAAACGTCGGTGCTAGCATAGCTTATGCGCTTTGCATGAGAGAGCTTTGCGATGAGATCGCGCTTGTGGATATATTTGGTGACGTGGCGCGTGCAAAGGCGATCGACCTAGCTCAGTCAAGCTGTGTCTTTAACGCTAAAACTAGCGTTTGTGGTGGCGATGATTTTGTACTTATTGAGGGCAGTGACATCGTCATAGTCACAGCTGGAAGCCCAAGAAAAGAGGGTCAAACTAGAGAGGACTTACTGCTTAAAAACGCCGTTGTTGTAAAACAAACTGCGCAAAAGATAGCTGAATTTGCCAAAAACGCAGTGATAATCGTAGTCACCAATCCACTTGACGTGATGGTCTGGACGGCTCATAAATTTAGCGGTTTTAGCAAAAACAAAGTGATCGGCATGGCTGGTGAGCTAGACAGCGCAAGGTGCAGATATGAGCTAGCGCTTTTAAAAGATAAGGACGCCAGCAAGCTAAGAGCAAAGATCGTTGGCACTCACAATGACGAGATGATCGTATCAGCCAGCAATATCAGTGAAAATTTAAATGAAAATGAGCTTGCAATCCTTAAAAAAGAGACAAGCACTGGCGGCGCAAAGATCGTTAAACTGCTTGGTACTTCGGCTTACTACGCACCAGCGGCTGCAGCTGTGAAGATGTGCGAGATGATCGTTGGTAAGAGCGATGAGATAATAAGCGCTAGCGTGCTAATCGATGATGAACTAAGCTGCGGCAGGCTAGTAAGACTCGGACGTGATGGCTTAAAAGAAATTTTAGAGCTAAATTTAGATGAAGACGAGCAAGAGCAACTAAACAAAAGTGAAGCTGAAATTAGAAAAAATATCAAATTTTTAAAAGAAAACTTAGAGTAG
- a CDS encoding 2-oxoacid:acceptor oxidoreductase family protein encodes MKSQLRFVGVGGQGVILAGEILSAAKIKAGGYGVKASTYTSQVRGGPTKVDIILDEKEILYPYANEGEIDFMLATAQISYNAFKSGVKEGGAIVVEPNLVKVSDEDKKRWKIYEIPIISIAKDEVGNVITQSVVALGVAVAMSRCMDENLVREEMLASVPAKVKEANAKAYELGLKYAKELLK; translated from the coding sequence ATGAAGTCACAATTAAGATTTGTCGGCGTTGGCGGACAGGGTGTCATACTAGCTGGCGAGATCCTCTCAGCTGCCAAGATAAAAGCAGGCGGATACGGCGTCAAGGCATCTACCTACACATCTCAAGTGCGAGGCGGTCCAACAAAGGTCGATATCATACTAGATGAGAAAGAAATTTTATATCCTTACGCAAACGAGGGCGAGATAGACTTTATGCTTGCCACTGCGCAGATAAGCTACAACGCCTTTAAAAGTGGCGTGAAAGAGGGTGGTGCGATCGTTGTTGAGCCAAATTTGGTAAAAGTGAGCGACGAGGACAAAAAGCGCTGGAAAATTTATGAAATTCCTATCATCTCTATCGCAAAAGACGAGGTTGGTAATGTCATCACTCAAAGCGTCGTGGCTCTTGGTGTGGCTGTGGCGATGAGTAGGTGCATGGATGAAAATTTAGTGCGTGAAGAGATGCTAGCAAGCGTGCCAGCTAAGGTCAAAGAGGCAAACGCCAAAGCTTACGAGCTAGGCCTAAAATACGCAAAAGAGCTTTTAAAATAA
- the mltG gene encoding endolytic transglycosylase MltG, which produces MIKNFIKKPYLDIFFDIVLIVVLSVFVYLARPINTSKVVFVPKGSVGEIISYLANRNFNLSAIDKYAMRFIGSPQSGWIEIGKDKISRVDFLKKLAKAKAAMTEITLIPGETTIVFLNQIAAQLGLDGAKLNSEYNAIAPVSDGFLMPNTYKIPVGISERHLAYYLVNSSKKAQSEISRKIFGEYNEKKWFKILTIASIIQKEAANDAEMPLVASVIYNRLDKGMRLQMDGTLNYGIYSHDVITAERIRSDMSEFNTYLNDGIPPSPVCCVSISAIKAAINPAKSDYLYFVLDKKAKKHIFSKTLSEHNQNIAK; this is translated from the coding sequence ATGATAAAAAATTTTATAAAAAAGCCGTATCTGGATATTTTCTTTGATATCGTACTCATCGTTGTCCTAAGCGTATTTGTTTATTTGGCACGCCCCATAAACACGAGCAAAGTCGTCTTTGTGCCAAAGGGAAGTGTGGGCGAAATTATATCTTATTTAGCTAATCGCAACTTTAACTTAAGTGCGATCGACAAGTACGCCATGCGCTTCATTGGCTCGCCTCAGTCAGGCTGGATCGAGATAGGCAAAGATAAAATTTCAAGGGTTGATTTTTTAAAAAAACTTGCCAAAGCAAAGGCTGCGATGACCGAGATCACGCTAATACCAGGTGAGACTACGATCGTTTTTTTAAACCAGATCGCTGCCCAGCTTGGGCTTGACGGAGCTAAACTAAATAGCGAGTATAACGCCATTGCTCCAGTTAGTGATGGCTTTTTAATGCCAAATACTTATAAAATTCCAGTTGGCATCAGCGAAAGACATCTGGCATATTACCTTGTAAATTCATCTAAAAAGGCGCAAAGCGAGATCAGCAGGAAAATTTTTGGCGAGTACAACGAGAAAAAATGGTTTAAAATTCTAACCATCGCCTCGATCATCCAAAAAGAGGCCGCAAATGACGCTGAGATGCCTCTTGTCGCTTCAGTCATCTACAACCGCCTAGATAAGGGCATGAGGCTGCAGATGGATGGCACGCTAAATTATGGCATCTACTCGCACGATGTGATCACAGCTGAGCGCATAAGAAGCGATATGAGCGAGTTTAACACCTATCTAAATGACGGCATCCCGCCAAGCCCAGTCTGCTGCGTCTCTATAAGTGCGATAAAAGCGGCAATAAACCCTGCAAAGAGCGATTATTTATACTTTGTGCTTGATAAAAAGGCGAAAAAGCACATTTTTTCAAAAACCTTAAGCGAGCACAATCAAAATATCGCAAAATAG
- a CDS encoding 4Fe-4S dicluster domain-containing protein translates to MIVKENVPVWVDESRCKACDVCVSYCPAGVLGMRLEPKAVLGKMIEVVYADSCIGCRDCELHCPDFAIYVSDKGFKFAKLTPESKERAAAVKANKFAKLGESA, encoded by the coding sequence ATGATCGTAAAAGAAAATGTCCCAGTTTGGGTCGATGAGAGCAGGTGTAAGGCCTGTGATGTCTGCGTGAGCTACTGCCCAGCAGGCGTGCTAGGCATGAGGCTTGAGCCAAAGGCGGTGCTTGGCAAGATGATAGAGGTGGTCTATGCTGACTCATGCATAGGATGCCGTGACTGTGAGCTTCACTGTCCTGATTTTGCCATTTATGTGTCTGATAAAGGCTTTAAATTTGCAAAGCTAACGCCTGAGAGCAAAGAGCGAGCTGCGGCTGTAAAGGCAAATAAATTTGCCAAGCTTGGAGAGAGCGCATGA
- the hypA gene encoding hydrogenase maturation nickel metallochaperone HypA, whose product MHELSIVQNLVSLCEKNAAKENAKEISKIEIKVGRLSGVEPHYLESAFDVYKAGTICENAELVINLQGIVVECLDCGFGGELSENDFTCPKCKSQNLKVTDGEDMYLMRLEMK is encoded by the coding sequence ATGCACGAGCTTAGTATCGTTCAAAATTTAGTCAGTCTTTGCGAGAAAAATGCCGCCAAAGAAAATGCTAAAGAGATAAGCAAGATCGAGATAAAAGTTGGCCGCTTAAGCGGAGTGGAGCCACACTATCTAGAGAGTGCCTTTGATGTTTATAAGGCTGGCACGATCTGCGAAAACGCCGAGCTTGTCATAAATTTACAAGGCATTGTGGTCGAGTGCTTGGATTGTGGATTTGGCGGGGAGCTTAGCGAAAATGACTTTACTTGCCCAAAGTGCAAAAGTCAAAATTTAAAGGTGACTGACGGCGAAGATATGTATCTCATGCGCCTTGAGATGAAGTAA
- the hypE gene encoding hydrogenase expression/formation protein HypE → MKKIMLSHGGGGEEMNSLINETIFKIFDNEILRQSNDSAILNLNGKIAFSSDSFVVTPIFFNGGDIGKIAACGTINDLAMVGASAKYLSCSLIIEEGLSIEELEKVLGSLAKTCKESGVSVVCGDTKVVPNGKCDKIFINTAGIGEIVCEGVELKNLKAGAKILISGDVGRHGGVVLAAREEFELGLDLKSDCKSLKEVALRLFGAGIKPQCMRDATRGGLSAVLNEWAKFSKFDILVFEENIKVADEVMGVCELFGFEPYELANEGTFVMAVDESQAEDALKILKEFDKNAMIIGEVMEAKNERVIIENAYKSRRFLEPPKGELLPRIC, encoded by the coding sequence ATGAAAAAGATAATGCTAAGCCACGGCGGCGGCGGCGAGGAGATGAACTCGCTTATAAACGAAACGATATTTAAAATTTTTGATAATGAAATTTTAAGGCAGAGCAACGACTCGGCGATATTAAATTTAAACGGCAAGATCGCATTTAGCTCAGATAGCTTTGTGGTAACTCCCATTTTTTTTAATGGCGGCGATATCGGCAAGATCGCAGCTTGCGGCACGATAAACGACCTTGCGATGGTTGGAGCAAGCGCAAAATACCTAAGCTGCTCGCTCATCATCGAAGAGGGGCTTAGTATAGAGGAGCTTGAAAAGGTGCTTGGCTCACTTGCAAAAACATGTAAAGAGAGTGGTGTGAGCGTCGTTTGTGGTGATACAAAGGTCGTGCCAAATGGCAAATGCGACAAAATTTTTATAAACACAGCAGGCATCGGCGAGATAGTTTGCGAGGGCGTGGAGCTTAAAAATTTAAAAGCAGGGGCAAAAATTCTCATCTCTGGAGATGTTGGCAGACATGGCGGTGTGGTGCTAGCAGCAAGAGAGGAATTTGAGCTTGGGCTTGATCTAAAAAGTGACTGCAAGAGCCTAAAAGAGGTTGCTTTAAGGTTATTTGGCGCTGGCATAAAGCCGCAGTGCATGCGCGATGCGACTAGGGGCGGACTAAGTGCGGTGCTAAATGAGTGGGCTAAATTTAGTAAATTTGACATCTTGGTTTTTGAAGAAAATATCAAGGTGGCAGACGAAGTGATGGGCGTTTGTGAGCTCTTTGGTTTTGAGCCTTATGAGCTTGCAAATGAAGGCACTTTTGTTATGGCTGTTGATGAGAGCCAGGCTGAGGACGCGCTTAAAATTTTAAAAGAATTTGATAAAAACGCGATGATAATTGGCGAGGTAATGGAAGCTAAAAACGAGCGTGTCATCATCGAAAACGCCTATAAATCAAGAAGATTTCTCGAGCCACCAAAGGGCGAGCTACTACCAAGGATCTGCTAA
- a CDS encoding 2-oxoglutarate synthase subunit alpha, with the protein MREVVSTGNALVARAAVECGCNFFGGYPITPSSEIAHELSVLLPKNGGTFIQMEDEIAGISVALGASASGAKAMTASSGPGISLKAEQIGLGFIAEIPLVIVNVMRGGPSTGLPTRVAQGDILQAKNPTHGDVNMIVLAPSSLEECYTQTVRAFNLAARFMTPVMLLLDETIGHMQARVRLPEISELEIYKRREFSGEPKEYKPYEAAPDEPATLNPFFKGYHYHITGLHHGATGFPTEDGKIVENSMNRLFDKINLHTDECEKFEEFMLDDAQICIIAFGSVALSAKQAILNLREKGLKVGLFKPLTLFPAPAKKLKEISNKFKKILVCELNLGQYSGEISKIILRDDFAKLLKANGRPISPSEIEAKIGEIYGF; encoded by the coding sequence ATGAGAGAGGTAGTATCAACTGGAAATGCCCTAGTAGCAAGGGCTGCCGTCGAGTGTGGCTGTAACTTCTTTGGCGGATATCCTATCACTCCAAGCAGCGAGATCGCCCACGAGCTAAGCGTGCTTTTGCCAAAAAACGGCGGTACATTTATACAGATGGAAGATGAGATAGCTGGCATTTCCGTAGCTCTTGGTGCAAGTGCGAGTGGCGCTAAAGCGATGACTGCAAGTTCTGGTCCAGGAATTTCACTAAAGGCTGAGCAAATAGGCCTTGGTTTTATCGCTGAGATACCGCTTGTCATCGTAAATGTAATGCGCGGCGGCCCTTCAACTGGCCTACCAACACGTGTCGCACAAGGCGATATCTTGCAGGCTAAAAACCCAACTCACGGCGATGTAAATATGATAGTGCTAGCGCCTAGTAGCCTAGAGGAGTGCTATACGCAAACGGTGCGTGCCTTTAACCTCGCAGCTAGGTTTATGACGCCGGTTATGCTGCTACTTGACGAGACGATAGGTCACATGCAAGCAAGGGTGCGCCTGCCAGAGATTAGCGAGCTAGAAATTTATAAAAGAAGAGAATTTAGCGGCGAGCCAAAAGAGTATAAACCATACGAGGCTGCACCAGATGAGCCAGCCACGCTAAATCCTTTCTTTAAAGGCTATCATTACCATATAACAGGGCTTCATCACGGCGCTACTGGCTTTCCAACTGAAGATGGCAAGATCGTTGAAAACTCGATGAATAGACTATTTGATAAGATAAATTTACACACTGATGAGTGCGAGAAATTTGAAGAGTTTATGCTTGATGACGCGCAAATTTGTATCATCGCCTTTGGAAGTGTCGCTCTCTCAGCTAAGCAAGCGATATTAAATTTACGTGAAAAAGGGCTAAAAGTAGGGCTATTTAAGCCACTCACACTTTTCCCAGCTCCAGCCAAAAAGCTAAAAGAGATATCAAATAAATTTAAGAAAATTTTAGTCTGCGAGCTAAATTTAGGTCAATATAGTGGCGAAATTTCAAAGATCATCTTAAGAGATGACTTTGCAAAACTGCTAAAAGCAAACGGCAGACCGATAAGCCCAAGCGAGATCGAGGCGAAGATAGGAGAAATTTATGGCTTTTAA